A region of Acidisarcina sp. DNA encodes the following proteins:
- the egtD gene encoding L-histidine N(alpha)-methyltransferase, whose product MLHRNPIRRIQPNTMNALSSLSRLPEAIQTPLGAEVYRGLTKDRKSLSPWLFYDEEGSNLFERITELEEYYPTRTERAIFSQHGDAIVAAAAGEHRLHIMELGAGTASKTGILLEAAVRRQGSVLYEPIDVSASALEEATLRIEDRLPDVTVLPRVADYTEGLRASAQEDGHRRLVLYIGSSIGNFEPAGRLDLLKRVCEQLSEGDTLLLGVDLVKPESVLIPAYDDALGVTAEFNLNVLRRMNRELGANFDLDLFLHRAVWNRAESRIEMHLESTADQQVSIPGLGLEVDFRRGETIHTENSYKFTPAEVVDLLTCSGFYIEKSWFDPRRWFGVFLAAVP is encoded by the coding sequence ATGTTGCACCGTAATCCGATCCGCCGCATCCAACCCAACACGATGAATGCTTTATCCTCGCTCTCCCGACTGCCGGAAGCCATCCAGACTCCCCTTGGAGCGGAGGTCTATCGCGGGCTGACCAAAGATCGCAAGTCGCTATCTCCGTGGCTCTTCTATGACGAAGAGGGTTCGAATCTGTTCGAGAGGATCACGGAGTTGGAAGAGTATTACCCCACGCGGACCGAGCGCGCCATTTTCTCCCAGCATGGAGATGCGATTGTGGCGGCCGCGGCTGGAGAGCACCGCCTGCACATAATGGAACTGGGGGCGGGGACCGCGAGCAAGACTGGAATTTTGCTGGAAGCAGCGGTCCGCCGCCAGGGGAGCGTTCTCTACGAGCCGATCGATGTCTCCGCCAGCGCGCTGGAGGAGGCGACACTCCGCATCGAAGACAGGCTGCCGGACGTGACCGTACTGCCCCGCGTCGCCGACTATACCGAGGGTCTGCGCGCGAGCGCGCAAGAGGACGGACATCGGCGACTGGTGCTTTACATCGGCTCCAGCATTGGCAACTTTGAGCCGGCAGGCAGATTAGATCTCTTGAAGAGAGTGTGCGAGCAACTTTCCGAGGGTGATACGTTGCTGTTGGGCGTTGATCTCGTGAAGCCGGAGTCGGTGCTGATTCCCGCATACGACGATGCTTTGGGGGTCACGGCGGAGTTTAACCTGAATGTCCTGCGGCGCATGAACCGCGAACTGGGTGCGAACTTCGACCTCGATCTTTTTCTTCACCGTGCCGTGTGGAATCGCGCGGAGTCACGAATCGAGATGCACCTGGAAAGCACCGCGGATCAGCAGGTATCCATTCCTGGACTGGGACTTGAGGTGGACTTCCGGCGCGGAGAGACGATTCATACCGAAAACAGTTACAAATTCACCCCCGCGGAGGTCGTAGATCTGCTTACCTGCAGCGGCTTCTATATCGAGAAGAGCTGGTTTGATCCGCGGAGGTGGTTTGGTGTCTTTTTGGCGGCCGTGCCATAG
- a CDS encoding YncE family protein — protein sequence MKRGVYFLFFLSLVPLAGHAFAQQPMALVQSIDMPEVPSGPYADHMAIDLRNQRLFTTPQANKSVDVLDLKAGKVLHTITGFGNPHAIFYDEKRNQLFVTDGGVGAVKVFDATTYKEMKSIKVELDADGIGYDPRSGYLYVSNGGEAAGKKYSLISIIDIAKAEKIGDIQIDADGLEAMAIDSDQGRLYINLPDQSAIAVVDLAKRHVVATWPLTKGKNNMAFALDATRHRLYVGCRDTDVRGSIVIVDTDTGRELDRLPIGGWVDSMFYDGQRGLIYASCGVGEVYTYQRVSGDTFKEVGLTDTAVMAKTALYVPELHRFFVAVPHLGDTLAKILVFKVD from the coding sequence TTGAAGCGTGGCGTCTATTTCCTGTTCTTCCTCAGTCTGGTGCCGCTAGCCGGGCATGCATTTGCGCAGCAGCCCATGGCACTGGTGCAATCCATCGATATGCCAGAGGTGCCATCCGGGCCGTATGCCGACCACATGGCCATCGATCTTCGCAATCAAAGATTGTTTACAACTCCACAGGCTAATAAGTCCGTGGATGTGCTGGACCTGAAGGCTGGCAAAGTGCTCCACACCATAACAGGATTTGGCAATCCACACGCCATCTTCTATGACGAGAAGAGAAATCAGCTATTCGTCACCGATGGCGGAGTGGGTGCCGTCAAGGTGTTTGACGCCACCACGTATAAGGAAATGAAGTCGATCAAGGTCGAGTTGGATGCCGATGGTATCGGTTACGATCCGCGCTCTGGATACCTCTACGTGAGCAACGGCGGAGAAGCAGCCGGCAAGAAATATTCGCTTATCTCGATCATCGACATCGCGAAGGCTGAAAAGATTGGCGACATCCAGATCGATGCGGATGGCCTGGAGGCTATGGCCATCGATAGCGATCAGGGAAGGCTGTATATCAACCTGCCCGATCAGAGCGCAATCGCCGTCGTCGATCTGGCGAAGAGACACGTTGTTGCTACCTGGCCACTTACAAAGGGCAAGAACAACATGGCATTTGCTCTGGATGCCACGCGCCATCGCCTATACGTTGGCTGCAGGGATACGGACGTGCGCGGAAGCATCGTGATTGTTGATACCGATACCGGAAGGGAACTGGATCGTTTGCCGATTGGCGGTTGGGTCGACTCCATGTTTTATGACGGCCAGCGCGGCTTGATCTACGCTTCTTGCGGCGTGGGCGAGGTCTATACCTATCAGCGCGTCTCCGGCGACACCTTTAAAGAAGTGGGATTGACCGATACCGCAGTGATGGCAAAGACGGCGCTGTACGTGCCGGAGTTACACCGGTTCTTCGTAGCGGTTCCCCATCTTGGAGACACGCTGGCCAAGATTCTTGTTTTCAAAGTGGATTAG
- a CDS encoding TonB-dependent receptor, translating into MAGTLLAQVAGGTIQGQITDPTGAVLPGAEVTVTQTSTGVSRSALANSAGFYSLPNLQPSIYSVSAGAAGFAKEVANGITLTVGASLTVNLSLKVGASTQQIEVQDVSATTDLTSSSISEVVDSETVRELPLNGRDWSQLITLQPGADQVRNQSAIGSAGTSDVNRVLRGFGSQMSIAGTRPQQNNYRLDGVSFNDYTNGAPGGVLGTITGVDAVQEFSVITTNYSAEYGKTSGGVVNAITRSGTNAFHGSAYDFLRNSALDARNYFDGPTIAPFRRNQFGGSIGGPVLRDKTFFFANYEGLRQSLGVSQVDRVPSQNARNGIISNANGGNVTVDSAVKPYLAFWPLPNAGLDSTGDIGYYRVATSQIGNENFYTAKVDHHLSLNDSLSGSFQYDSTDLNQPDSLNNLHFVNKDARTFVSLEETHIFNPNVINTVRFGFSRNHAISNTANPINPLAGDPALASVPGRPAPFLIVPGWTVFFGGVGGFPNFVIGWNSFQFYDDAFITHGAHSFKFGLAVERMQSNNYMRFTQNGRFVFGSFSDFLKNNPLVYGVQLPSGESERGIRETLAGGYAQDSWRARHNLTINYGLRYEVTTVPTEVHNRLSTLRQMTDANVHIGDPYFSNPTLKDFSPRVGFAWDPVGNGKTAVRGGMGIYDVLPLPYLFLISAAGSAPFTVDPTVVHPGVGTFPNKAYSMATDTVAQSPLAGERVSYFDPHPRRSLTYNWNLNVQQELGANRTVTVAYVGSRGVHLPYHTDDANIVMPTHTANGWVWPSGDAYLNGNVLNPNVGDINRTTYDADSYYHSLQIGFQGRIRHALQLTGAYTWGRSIDSGSSSIAGDQFSNSPSSVPLWFDPKTRRGLSDFNLSHNGVISILWDTPEVTVQSPVLKWAANGWQTGAIFQASSGSPFSVFIAGDPLGMNSTDPWAYPDRLKSSGCGSLVNPGKPDNYIKLQCFSAPVQTIQTSSGPQQQIVRLGNAGRNELVGPGLSELDFSIVKNSKIERLGGTTVQFRVEAFNILNKSNFAAPLDNYTIFNQDGTPADGAGVVDQTQTTSRQIQFGLKILF; encoded by the coding sequence TTGGCAGGCACGCTGTTGGCACAGGTAGCTGGAGGCACGATTCAAGGCCAGATTACCGACCCCACGGGAGCCGTTCTGCCGGGTGCCGAAGTTACAGTGACGCAAACCTCCACCGGGGTAAGCCGAAGCGCGCTCGCCAACTCTGCTGGTTTCTATTCGTTGCCCAACCTTCAGCCTTCGATCTACTCCGTATCTGCCGGAGCTGCTGGATTTGCGAAGGAAGTGGCGAACGGAATCACGCTGACCGTTGGTGCCAGTTTGACGGTGAATCTGAGTCTGAAGGTTGGAGCTTCGACGCAGCAGATCGAAGTGCAGGACGTAAGTGCAACCACGGATCTGACGAGCTCCAGCATTAGCGAGGTAGTGGATAGCGAGACGGTTCGCGAGCTTCCTTTGAATGGACGTGACTGGTCGCAGTTGATTACGTTGCAGCCAGGCGCCGACCAGGTACGGAACCAGTCGGCGATCGGCAGCGCTGGAACGTCGGATGTCAATCGCGTACTCCGGGGCTTCGGAAGCCAGATGAGCATCGCCGGTACACGACCGCAGCAGAACAACTATCGTCTTGATGGCGTCAGCTTCAACGACTACACCAATGGAGCGCCCGGTGGTGTCCTGGGCACCATTACTGGCGTCGATGCGGTTCAGGAGTTTTCCGTCATCACCACGAACTATTCTGCGGAGTACGGCAAGACCTCTGGTGGCGTAGTCAACGCGATCACGCGTTCCGGCACCAATGCGTTTCACGGCAGTGCCTACGACTTTCTTCGGAACAGTGCTTTAGACGCGCGGAACTACTTCGATGGCCCTACCATCGCACCCTTCCGCCGCAATCAGTTCGGCGGATCTATCGGCGGCCCGGTGCTTCGCGACAAGACATTTTTCTTCGCGAACTATGAAGGGTTGCGGCAATCGCTGGGAGTCTCGCAGGTGGATCGAGTGCCGTCGCAGAACGCGCGAAACGGCATCATCTCTAATGCGAACGGCGGCAACGTGACGGTGGATTCCGCGGTGAAGCCGTATCTTGCATTCTGGCCTCTGCCTAATGCTGGTCTGGATTCCACGGGAGACATTGGATATTACCGCGTCGCCACCAGCCAGATCGGCAACGAGAACTTTTACACCGCCAAAGTCGATCATCATCTCTCGCTAAACGACTCGCTGAGTGGCTCTTTTCAATACGACTCTACGGACCTGAATCAACCTGATTCCCTGAATAATCTGCACTTCGTCAATAAGGATGCACGCACATTTGTCAGCCTTGAAGAGACGCATATCTTCAACCCAAATGTGATCAATACCGTACGCTTCGGGTTCAGCAGGAATCATGCGATTTCCAACACCGCGAATCCTATCAACCCGCTGGCAGGCGATCCTGCGCTGGCATCGGTACCCGGCAGGCCTGCGCCCTTCCTCATCGTGCCAGGGTGGACCGTGTTCTTCGGCGGTGTCGGAGGCTTCCCGAATTTTGTCATTGGCTGGAATTCCTTCCAGTTCTATGACGACGCATTTATCACGCATGGCGCGCATAGCTTTAAGTTCGGTCTGGCCGTCGAGCGCATGCAGTCCAATAACTACATGCGCTTTACCCAGAATGGGCGCTTCGTCTTTGGGAGCTTTTCAGATTTCCTTAAAAATAATCCGCTGGTCTATGGGGTGCAACTGCCGAGCGGAGAATCGGAGCGCGGTATCCGCGAGACATTGGCCGGTGGCTATGCCCAGGATAGCTGGCGCGCGCGTCACAACCTCACCATCAACTACGGACTTCGCTATGAGGTCACAACCGTACCTACCGAGGTGCACAACCGCCTTTCCACGCTGCGACAGATGACGGATGCCAACGTGCATATCGGCGATCCATACTTCTCGAATCCGACGTTGAAGGATTTCTCCCCGCGTGTCGGCTTTGCCTGGGACCCAGTGGGCAACGGCAAGACCGCGGTGCGAGGTGGAATGGGCATCTACGATGTCCTGCCTTTGCCATATCTCTTTCTAATCAGTGCGGCTGGATCCGCACCGTTTACCGTGGATCCTACAGTGGTGCATCCTGGCGTGGGGACCTTCCCCAATAAGGCTTACAGCATGGCCACGGACACCGTTGCGCAAAGCCCGCTGGCCGGAGAGCGCGTCTCTTATTTCGATCCGCACCCGCGGCGTAGCCTGACGTACAACTGGAATCTGAACGTGCAGCAGGAGCTCGGGGCAAATAGAACTGTGACGGTGGCATATGTCGGCTCGCGCGGCGTACACCTTCCGTATCACACAGACGACGCAAACATCGTGATGCCGACACACACGGCCAATGGCTGGGTGTGGCCATCGGGAGATGCGTATCTCAATGGAAATGTATTGAACCCGAATGTAGGGGATATCAATCGAACGACCTACGATGCCGACTCCTACTACCACAGCCTGCAGATAGGCTTCCAGGGCCGTATCAGGCACGCTCTGCAGCTTACGGGGGCGTACACCTGGGGCCGGAGCATCGATTCGGGATCCTCTTCGATCGCCGGCGATCAGTTCTCCAATTCACCATCCAGCGTACCTCTATGGTTCGATCCAAAGACCCGACGCGGTCTTTCGGATTTCAATCTCAGCCACAACGGAGTGATCAGTATCCTTTGGGATACACCTGAGGTCACAGTTCAGTCTCCTGTGCTGAAGTGGGCCGCGAACGGCTGGCAAACCGGTGCCATCTTCCAGGCAAGCAGCGGCTCCCCGTTCTCGGTGTTTATCGCAGGAGACCCGCTCGGCATGAACAGCACGGACCCCTGGGCGTATCCCGACAGGCTGAAGAGTTCTGGATGCGGCTCGCTGGTGAACCCGGGAAAACCTGACAACTACATCAAGTTGCAGTGCTTCTCAGCGCCGGTGCAAACTATCCAGACATCGAGTGGGCCGCAGCAGCAGATCGTGCGGCTTGGGAATGCTGGCCGCAATGAACTGGTGGGGCCGGGACTGTCAGAGCTTGACTTCTCGATCGTCAAGAATTCGAAAATCGAGCGTCTGGGCGGCACCACTGTGCAGTTCAGAGTAGAGGCATTCAATATCCTGAATAAGAGCAACTTTGCAGCGCCGCTTGATAACTACACGATCTTCAATCAGGACGGCACGCCGGCGGATGGAGCTGGCGTCGTCGATCAGACGCAGACAACTTCAAGGCAGATTCAGTTCGGTTTAAAAATTCTGTTCTAG
- a CDS encoding TolC family protein, with translation MPLAAQQQPVALQPAVDAVTPVSLTLEEVLARAKANEPTFAAAAAASRVAALDHSIARAALLPSVMYHNQFLYTQPSLTANQAGSNGTQGAPRFIANNAVHEYASQAQVNETVGLQQFNAVSRASAAAAVASAELEIARRGLTSTTVGLFYALLAADKKLAVAERAATEAASFTTLTQQREAAREVAHADVVKAQLQQQQRERDLADARLLSQKSRLDLAVLLFPDPRAPYSLAVPAVPPPLATRAEVEAAAARSNPELQSALSSLRVSNLDVTAARAAYLPDLALNFSYGIDAPQFATRGPDGVHNLGYSASATLDIPVWDWLSTQRRVRQSKIRRDAARVVLSATQRRLIAQLEEFYAAAVVARDQLQALDLSAQTAAESLRLTRLRYTAGEATVLEVVDAQTSLTTAELAREDGMIRYQTSLADLQLLTGTL, from the coding sequence ATGCCCTTAGCCGCACAGCAGCAGCCGGTAGCCCTGCAGCCCGCTGTCGATGCCGTAACCCCGGTTTCCCTTACACTGGAAGAGGTTCTGGCCCGCGCCAAGGCAAATGAGCCGACCTTTGCGGCAGCCGCAGCAGCCAGTCGGGTCGCGGCCCTGGACCACTCCATTGCCCGCGCGGCACTGCTTCCGAGCGTCATGTACCACAACCAGTTCCTCTATACGCAGCCGAGCCTCACAGCCAATCAAGCCGGCTCCAACGGAACGCAGGGCGCACCGCGCTTCATCGCGAACAATGCGGTTCATGAGTACGCCAGCCAGGCCCAGGTCAATGAGACCGTAGGCCTTCAGCAGTTCAACGCTGTATCCCGCGCATCCGCCGCCGCTGCTGTTGCTTCGGCGGAATTGGAGATCGCGCGCCGCGGCCTCACCTCCACCACGGTCGGGCTATTCTACGCATTGCTGGCAGCCGACAAAAAACTGGCTGTAGCCGAACGGGCCGCCACCGAAGCAGCCAGCTTTACTACGCTGACACAGCAACGGGAGGCAGCCCGCGAGGTGGCCCATGCTGACGTGGTAAAAGCGCAACTCCAGCAGCAACAGCGAGAGCGAGATCTCGCCGATGCGCGCCTGCTAAGTCAGAAATCCCGCCTGGATCTGGCTGTGCTTCTCTTCCCCGATCCGCGCGCGCCATACTCGCTCGCCGTCCCTGCGGTTCCACCTCCTCTCGCCACACGGGCAGAAGTTGAAGCAGCCGCTGCGCGCTCGAACCCGGAGCTGCAGAGTGCTCTTTCCTCGCTGCGCGTCAGCAATCTCGATGTCACCGCAGCGCGAGCCGCTTACCTTCCGGATCTCGCGCTCAACTTTTCTTACGGTATTGATGCACCTCAGTTCGCAACCCGTGGCCCTGACGGCGTACACAATCTCGGCTACTCCGCCAGCGCCACGCTGGATATACCGGTCTGGGACTGGCTCTCCACCCAGCGCAGGGTTCGCCAAAGTAAGATCCGGCGCGATGCCGCCCGCGTAGTCCTGAGTGCAACTCAGAGGCGTCTGATCGCCCAGTTGGAGGAGTTCTACGCCGCAGCCGTCGTCGCGCGCGACCAACTCCAGGCGCTCGACCTGAGTGCCCAAACCGCAGCGGAGAGCCTTCGCCTTACCCGGCTTCGCTACACCGCCGGAGAAGCGACGGTCCTTGAAGTCGTCGACGCGCAAACCTCACTCACGACTGCCGAATTAGCTCGTGAAGACGGTATGATCCGGTATCAGACATCCCTCGCTGATCTACAGCTTCTGACAGGAACGCTCTAA
- a CDS encoding efflux RND transporter periplasmic adaptor subunit has translation MTHSDPIRAASPASKHLYLHGFLLCAALLPLGCNKPEAAPTPEVYVQAVHPEQGTISEQIVADATLAPLAQAAISPKITAPVHKFFVQRGSHVKAGQLLATLENRDLQAAALDNQGSYKAAQGAFETATRAQVPEDTTKAQTDLLQAKTNLDLNQSIVRARTQLFNEGALPGRDLDTAKAALVQAQAAYDIAKQHLDSVQQVSRKAALQSAQGQLTSAQGKYLGAEAQLSYSEIRSPINGVVTDRPLFAGETAATGTPLITVMDTSALLAKLHLAQTQAQQLAMGATATVTIPGVPDAVPAKVSFISPALDPGSTTVEIWLRVENPKGIFKAGTPVRVSITGRTAPNALIMPAEAVQTATDGVSKSVMVIAADSTAHKKPVTVGIQTAESVQILSGLTTADMVITTGGYGLDDNTKVKIGTDPNAKPDADDKSTADAKPEAGKDAAGK, from the coding sequence ATGACCCATTCCGACCCTATCCGCGCAGCTTCCCCCGCATCAAAGCACCTGTATCTGCATGGCTTCCTGCTGTGTGCTGCTCTCCTCCCGCTGGGGTGCAACAAGCCAGAGGCGGCCCCCACGCCGGAGGTGTATGTGCAGGCGGTTCATCCGGAACAGGGAACCATCTCCGAGCAGATCGTCGCCGATGCCACGCTGGCGCCCCTGGCACAGGCTGCCATCTCCCCCAAGATCACGGCCCCGGTCCACAAGTTCTTCGTGCAGCGCGGCTCGCACGTCAAAGCAGGTCAACTACTTGCCACGCTGGAAAACAGAGACCTGCAGGCTGCCGCACTCGACAACCAGGGCAGCTACAAAGCAGCTCAGGGAGCCTTTGAGACCGCTACCCGTGCACAGGTTCCCGAAGACACGACCAAGGCGCAGACCGATCTTCTCCAGGCGAAGACAAACCTCGACCTCAATCAAAGCATCGTCCGTGCACGCACACAACTCTTCAACGAGGGAGCCTTGCCGGGGCGGGACCTCGACACGGCCAAGGCCGCACTGGTTCAAGCTCAAGCAGCATACGACATAGCCAAACAACACCTCGACTCAGTACAGCAGGTCAGCCGCAAAGCCGCACTGCAGAGCGCGCAGGGCCAGCTCACCTCTGCCCAGGGGAAGTATCTTGGCGCTGAAGCCCAGTTAAGCTACTCCGAGATACGCAGTCCTATCAACGGAGTCGTAACCGACCGGCCACTGTTCGCAGGGGAGACCGCGGCCACCGGCACTCCGCTCATCACGGTGATGGATACTTCTGCATTGCTGGCCAAGCTCCACCTGGCGCAGACGCAGGCACAGCAGTTGGCCATGGGAGCAACTGCCACCGTTACGATTCCTGGAGTTCCTGATGCGGTGCCGGCCAAAGTCTCCTTCATCAGTCCGGCGCTTGATCCTGGCAGCACTACGGTCGAGATCTGGCTTCGCGTCGAGAACCCCAAAGGGATCTTCAAGGCCGGAACCCCGGTACGCGTCTCCATCACCGGACGCACCGCACCCAATGCACTGATCATGCCGGCGGAGGCCGTCCAGACCGCTACGGATGGCGTCAGCAAATCGGTCATGGTGATCGCCGCGGATTCTACGGCGCACAAGAAGCCGGTCACCGTCGGCATCCAGACCGCGGAATCGGTCCAGATCCTGAGCGGGCTGACCACCGCCGATATGGTGATCACCACGGGCGGCTACGGCCTGGACGATAACACCAAGGTCAAGATTGGCACCGACCCGAATGCCAAACCCGACGCAGACGATAAATCCACGGCTGACGCAAAGCCCGAAGCCGGAAAGGACGCCGCAGGCAAATGA